In Euzebya rosea, one genomic interval encodes:
- the hisA gene encoding 1-(5-phosphoribosyl)-5-[(5-phosphoribosylamino)methylideneamino]imidazole-4-carboxamide isomerase — MPLTLFPAVDIKDGRAVRLTQGKADAETVYDADPVAAAQRFADEGAEWLHVVDLDAAFTGEPRNRHLVADIVEATGVPVQASGGVRTLADLDAAIGFGASRVVIGTMALEQPDFVRAALDAHGDKVAVGLDADGTTLKARGWVTEGGDLFEALAMFTEMGVARFVFTDIGRDGMLSGPNVERLTQVAEATTARVTASGGVSSLEDLRVLSSAHERVDAAIVGKALYADRFTLAEALELTRA; from the coding sequence ATGCCCCTCACCCTCTTCCCGGCCGTTGACATCAAGGACGGCCGAGCCGTCCGCCTCACCCAGGGCAAGGCCGACGCCGAGACCGTCTACGACGCCGACCCGGTCGCGGCCGCCCAGCGCTTCGCCGACGAGGGAGCCGAGTGGCTGCACGTCGTCGACCTCGACGCCGCCTTCACCGGCGAACCACGCAACCGCCACCTCGTGGCCGACATCGTCGAGGCCACCGGCGTACCCGTGCAGGCATCCGGTGGGGTCCGGACGCTCGCGGACCTCGACGCGGCGATCGGTTTCGGCGCCTCCCGTGTGGTCATCGGCACGATGGCGCTGGAGCAGCCCGACTTCGTCAGGGCCGCCCTGGACGCCCACGGCGACAAGGTCGCCGTCGGGCTCGACGCCGACGGGACCACGCTGAAGGCCCGGGGCTGGGTCACCGAGGGCGGCGACCTCTTCGAGGCCCTGGCGATGTTCACCGAGATGGGTGTCGCCCGCTTCGTCTTCACCGACATCGGACGTGACGGCATGCTGTCCGGCCCGAACGTCGAGCGGTTGACGCAGGTCGCCGAGGCCACCACGGCCCGGGTGACCGCGTCCGGCGGGGTGTCGTCGCTGGAGGACCTCCGGGTGCTCAGCAGCGCGCACGAACGGGTCGACGCCGCCATCGTCGGCAAGGCCCTGTACGCCGACCGGTTCACCCTCGCCGAGGCGCTGGAGCTGACGCGGGCGTGA
- the hisF gene encoding imidazole glycerol phosphate synthase subunit HisF: protein MAARVIPCLDVDGGRVVKGVQFVDIRDAGDPVELARVYDAEGADELVFLDITASSDQRETIYDVVAVTAEQVFIPLTVGGGVRSVADARRLLQAGADKTAVNSAAVADPTVLSAIADAFGSQCVVAAIDAKRRDPADASAGWEVFVHGGRTATGIDAVEWAAECGRRGAGEILLTSMDRDGSKIGFDTELLRAVDDAVGIPVIASGGAGTIDHMVEGITEGRASAVLAASIFHFGELSIGEVKAGMAAAGVPVRR from the coding sequence CTGGCCGCGCGGGTCATCCCCTGCCTGGACGTCGACGGCGGGCGGGTCGTCAAGGGCGTGCAGTTCGTCGACATCCGCGACGCCGGGGACCCGGTCGAGCTGGCGCGGGTCTACGACGCCGAGGGCGCCGACGAGCTGGTGTTCCTCGACATCACCGCGTCCTCGGACCAGCGGGAGACCATCTACGACGTGGTCGCCGTCACCGCCGAGCAGGTCTTCATCCCCCTCACCGTGGGGGGAGGGGTGCGGTCGGTCGCCGACGCCCGCCGGCTGCTGCAGGCGGGGGCCGACAAGACCGCCGTCAACTCCGCAGCGGTGGCCGACCCGACGGTGCTGTCGGCCATCGCCGACGCCTTCGGCAGCCAGTGTGTGGTCGCCGCCATCGACGCCAAGCGACGTGATCCGGCCGACGCATCGGCCGGATGGGAGGTCTTCGTCCATGGTGGACGCACCGCCACCGGCATCGACGCGGTCGAGTGGGCCGCCGAGTGCGGACGGCGGGGGGCCGGGGAGATCCTGCTGACGTCGATGGACCGGGACGGCTCGAAGATCGGCTTCGACACCGAGCTGCTGCGAGCCGTCGACGACGCCGTCGGCATCCCGGTGATCGCCAGCGGGGGAGCAGGGACCATCGACCACATGGTGGAGGGCATCACCGAGGGCCGCGCGTCGGCGGTGCTCGCCGCCTCCATCTTCCACTTCGGGGAGCTCTCCATCGGCGAGGTCAAGGCCGGCATGGCCGCCGCCGGCGTGCCCGTGCGTCGTTAG
- a CDS encoding alpha/beta fold hydrolase gives MRFTLVHSPLVGPVTWSLVATRLRELGHDVAVPSLVAVATRGRWQQVVEAAAAGACEGTGAHVVVGHSGAGPLLPMIAKRISPTPAALVFVDAGVPPASGTADLVPPAFFDHLLGLSVDGRLPRWSDWFGDDVMSDLVQDPEVRSAAAAELPQLPLSYFAEAVPVPKGWTHTPCAYLLLSDPYGADLAAAAERGWPVAVEAGKHLDLLNRPEAITATLLELVAAAIPAAPAT, from the coding sequence CTCCCCGCTGGTCGGACCGGTGACCTGGTCCCTGGTCGCGACTCGACTCCGCGAGCTGGGCCACGACGTGGCCGTGCCGTCCCTCGTGGCGGTGGCCACCCGGGGCCGATGGCAGCAGGTCGTCGAGGCGGCTGCCGCAGGGGCCTGCGAAGGGACCGGTGCCCATGTCGTGGTGGGGCACAGCGGTGCCGGACCGTTGCTGCCGATGATCGCCAAGCGCATCTCCCCCACCCCGGCGGCCTTGGTGTTCGTCGATGCAGGCGTCCCCCCGGCGTCGGGCACGGCCGACCTGGTGCCCCCGGCGTTCTTCGACCACCTGCTCGGGCTGTCGGTCGACGGCCGGTTGCCGCGGTGGTCGGACTGGTTCGGCGACGACGTCATGTCCGACTTGGTGCAGGACCCGGAGGTGCGATCGGCAGCGGCGGCCGAGCTGCCGCAGCTGCCACTGTCCTACTTCGCCGAGGCCGTGCCGGTGCCGAAGGGCTGGACCCACACGCCGTGCGCCTACCTGCTGCTCAGTGACCCCTACGGCGCCGACCTGGCCGCCGCCGCGGAACGCGGCTGGCCGGTCGCCGTCGAGGCCGGCAAGCACCTGGACCTGCTGAACCGGCCGGAGGCGATCACCGCCACGTTGCTCGAGCTGGTGGCAGCCGCGATCCCGGCCGCCCCGGCGACCTAA
- the hisH gene encoding imidazole glycerol phosphate synthase subunit HisH, translated as MGTTAAVLDYDAGNLRSAEKSLQRVGFETVVTADADRAAEADLVVVPGVGHFGQCVRRFDDAGFAPLIRQRVAAEQPVLGICVGMQIMYEGSDEDPRVPGFGFLPGWVRRIPSTTPDGRTLAVPHMGWNVLRARRDDPLLAGIGGERVYFVHSYYADPSDHDHVIAESTYGVPLPAIAREGSVVVTQFHPEKSADVGRQLLANLHDEVSARSTKVRS; from the coding sequence GTGGGCACGACCGCGGCCGTCCTCGACTACGACGCCGGCAACCTGCGGTCGGCGGAGAAGTCGCTGCAGCGCGTCGGCTTCGAGACCGTGGTGACCGCCGACGCCGACCGTGCCGCCGAGGCCGACCTGGTCGTCGTGCCCGGCGTGGGCCACTTCGGCCAGTGCGTCCGTCGGTTCGACGACGCCGGGTTCGCGCCGCTGATCCGCCAGCGCGTCGCCGCCGAGCAGCCGGTCCTGGGCATCTGCGTCGGCATGCAGATCATGTACGAGGGCTCCGACGAGGACCCCAGGGTCCCCGGCTTCGGCTTCCTGCCCGGCTGGGTGCGACGCATCCCGTCGACGACCCCGGACGGCAGGACGCTCGCCGTCCCGCACATGGGCTGGAACGTGCTGCGCGCGCGGCGCGACGACCCCCTGCTGGCCGGGATCGGCGGCGAGCGGGTCTACTTCGTGCACTCCTACTACGCCGACCCCAGCGACCACGACCACGTCATCGCCGAGTCCACCTACGGCGTGCCGCTCCCCGCCATCGCCCGCGAGGGCAGCGTCGTCGTCACCCAGTTCCACCCCGAGAAGTCCGCCGACGTCGGCCGGCAGCTGCTGGCCAACCTCCACGACGAGGTCTCGGCCCGATCCACGAAGGTCCGTTCCTGA
- the hisB gene encoding imidazoleglycerol-phosphate dehydratase HisB has product MTRIGRVERTTKETTIIVEVDLDGGGKVEVSTGVPFFDHMLDQLGRHGRLDLTVRADGDTEIDDHHTVEDVGIALGQALAEAWGDRAGVERFGDATVPIDECLTRTAVDLAGRPYLVWDAPVPLEVIGTFETSLVKHFFEAVIANSRMTLHVKLLEPGNTHHVFESVFKSFAVALRRAVAVTAPGAAVPSTKGVLQ; this is encoded by the coding sequence ATGACCCGCATCGGCCGCGTCGAACGCACCACCAAGGAGACCACCATCATCGTCGAGGTCGACCTCGACGGCGGCGGCAAGGTCGAGGTGTCCACCGGCGTGCCCTTCTTCGACCACATGCTGGACCAGCTCGGCCGCCACGGCCGGCTGGACCTGACCGTCCGCGCGGACGGGGACACCGAGATCGACGACCACCACACCGTCGAGGACGTCGGCATCGCGCTGGGCCAGGCGCTCGCCGAGGCATGGGGTGACCGGGCCGGCGTCGAGCGCTTCGGCGACGCGACCGTCCCGATCGACGAATGCCTGACCCGCACCGCCGTCGACCTCGCCGGCCGGCCGTACCTCGTCTGGGACGCCCCCGTCCCGCTGGAGGTCATCGGCACCTTCGAGACGTCGTTGGTCAAGCACTTCTTCGAGGCGGTCATCGCCAACTCGCGCATGACCCTGCACGTGAAGCTCCTGGAGCCCGGCAACACCCACCACGTCTTCGAGTCGGTCTTCAAGTCCTTCGCCGTGGCGCTGCGACGTGCCGTCGCGGTCACCGCGCCCGGCGCTGCCGTGCCGTCCACCAAGGGCGTGCTGCAGTAG